Proteins encoded in a region of the Candidatus Nitrosomarinus catalina genome:
- a CDS encoding deoxycytidylate deaminase yields the protein MNDSFDRPNWDEYFMLQAELAKLRSNCITRNVGAVIVRDHRQLATGYNGTPPGVKNCFEGGCTRCQLRMEGKIEAGASLDRCLCNHAEANAIMHCAILGIEAGVKGAILYTTFVPCLECTKMAITIGIKKFVCLDKYPETDYNLLNEAGVEVVHLDKEKIGKWAKELASKYE from the coding sequence ATGAATGATTCTTTTGATAGACCAAATTGGGATGAATATTTTATGTTACAAGCAGAATTAGCAAAATTACGCTCCAATTGTATTACAAGAAATGTGGGGGCAGTGATTGTAAGAGATCACAGACAATTAGCAACAGGGTATAACGGGACACCACCAGGAGTGAAAAATTGTTTTGAAGGAGGTTGTACAAGATGTCAACTCAGAATGGAAGGGAAAATTGAAGCAGGAGCATCACTTGATCGATGTTTATGCAATCATGCAGAAGCAAATGCAATTATGCATTGTGCAATTTTGGGAATTGAGGCAGGAGTAAAAGGAGCCATTTTGTACACAACATTTGTTCCATGCCTAGAATGTACCAAAATGGCAATAACAATTGGAATCAAAAAATTTGTTTGTTTAGACAAATATCCTGAAACAGATTATAATTTGTTAAATGAAGCAGGAGTTGAAGTGGTCCATCTAGATAAAGAAAAAATTGGCAAGTGGGCAAAAGAATTAGCAAGTAAATATGAGTGA
- a CDS encoding DNA-directed DNA polymerase I, whose protein sequence is MQVKVEQVEKIETMLPAMLVSATYDGPSKSAILKFYEPTQQKLFLWKDEIGHKPYCYSKLTPEELDFLQEREDVLEIKTVKKHDYIHDEEIEVSKIVVDNPLSIGGNYGESIRNQIETWESDIKYYETYLYDRQLVVGKYYEITNGLLKPHNMEISDEVKLALKSLLWDKVDSESMIDAEEFKEFISEWADLLNQPIPKIKRLSVDIEVEFDPGRFPDPKLAEKKVTAIGLKGSDGFDQIFVLKTEGTEQGNNELDENIKVTFYDLDKEKDMIADAFKIIEEFPFVVTYNGDEFDLPYLYNRAERLGIPNENNPLYMMRDSATLKHGVHIDLYRTLSNRSFQIYAFSQSYTDFSLNSVSKALLGKEKIDYGLDFDKLSLYQTANYCYNDAQLTYELTSFNGDLLMNLLVIIARIGRMPIDDIARMGVSQWIRSLLYYEHRKRNALIPKREELQKRTEGVMSDAVIKDKKYRGGLVVEPKEGIHFKVVVMDFASLYPSIIKVRNLSYETVRCPHEECKKNSIPQTNHWTCSKNNGLTAIIIGSLRDLRVNYYKSLSKKETLTDEQRQQYTVVSQALKVILNASYGVMGAEIFPLYFLPAAEATTAVGRYTILETIKKCEGTGIEVLYGDTDSLFIKNPTEEQIQKLIEQAKTDHGVDLEIDKTYRYCVLSNRKKNYLGVTDSGKVDVKGLTGKKSHTPGFIKKLFFDLLDVLSEVKTMEDFVKAKKQISEKIAECGKKVEAKEIPLEDLTFNVMLSKAPSEYVKTIPQHIRAAKQLESIRELKKGDKISFIKILNKPGVKPVELAKKEEIDSKKYMEFLESTLEQITSSMDLDFDTILGKPKQTGLDEFFWS, encoded by the coding sequence ATGCAAGTCAAAGTAGAACAAGTTGAAAAAATTGAAACGATGTTGCCAGCAATGTTGGTTTCTGCAACATATGATGGACCAAGTAAATCAGCAATTTTAAAATTTTATGAACCAACACAACAAAAATTATTTTTATGGAAAGATGAAATTGGCCACAAACCATATTGTTATTCAAAATTAACTCCTGAAGAATTAGATTTTTTACAAGAAAGAGAAGATGTTTTAGAAATTAAAACAGTAAAAAAACACGACTACATTCACGATGAAGAAATCGAGGTATCAAAGATTGTAGTAGATAATCCGCTTTCCATTGGAGGAAATTATGGAGAAAGTATTAGAAATCAAATTGAAACATGGGAATCAGACATCAAGTATTATGAAACATACCTATACGACAGACAATTAGTTGTTGGAAAATATTATGAGATTACAAATGGATTACTAAAACCACACAATATGGAAATTTCAGACGAAGTAAAGCTTGCACTAAAAAGTTTGTTGTGGGATAAAGTCGACAGTGAAAGCATGATAGATGCTGAAGAGTTTAAAGAATTTATTTCAGAATGGGCAGATTTACTAAATCAACCAATTCCAAAAATAAAAAGACTTAGTGTAGACATTGAAGTGGAGTTTGATCCAGGGAGATTTCCAGACCCAAAACTTGCAGAAAAAAAAGTTACAGCTATTGGACTCAAAGGAAGTGATGGTTTTGATCAGATTTTTGTGCTCAAAACAGAGGGAACAGAGCAAGGAAACAATGAACTAGATGAAAATATCAAAGTGACATTTTATGACTTAGATAAAGAAAAAGACATGATTGCCGATGCATTCAAAATAATTGAAGAATTCCCATTTGTAGTCACATACAATGGGGATGAATTTGATTTACCGTATTTGTATAACAGAGCAGAACGACTAGGGATTCCAAATGAAAACAATCCATTATACATGATGAGAGATTCTGCAACCCTAAAACACGGAGTACATATTGACTTGTATAGAACATTATCAAATCGTTCATTTCAAATCTATGCATTTAGTCAATCATATACAGATTTTTCACTAAATAGTGTGTCAAAGGCACTACTAGGAAAAGAAAAAATTGATTATGGATTAGACTTTGACAAATTATCTCTTTATCAAACTGCAAACTATTGTTACAATGATGCACAACTAACTTACGAGTTAACAAGTTTCAACGGAGATTTGTTGATGAACTTACTTGTCATCATTGCAAGGATTGGAAGAATGCCAATTGATGACATTGCAAGGATGGGAGTTTCACAATGGATTAGAAGTTTACTGTATTATGAACACAGAAAAAGAAACGCACTAATTCCAAAAAGAGAAGAATTACAAAAAAGAACTGAAGGAGTGATGTCTGACGCAGTAATCAAAGATAAAAAATATCGAGGAGGATTAGTCGTGGAACCAAAAGAAGGAATTCATTTTAAAGTGGTTGTAATGGATTTTGCAAGTCTGTATCCAAGCATTATCAAAGTAAGAAATCTATCTTATGAAACAGTTAGATGCCCACACGAAGAATGTAAAAAAAATTCCATACCACAAACGAATCATTGGACATGTTCCAAAAACAACGGCCTTACAGCAATTATTATTGGTTCATTGAGAGATTTGAGAGTAAATTATTACAAAAGTCTATCAAAAAAAGAGACTTTAACAGATGAGCAAAGACAACAATACACAGTAGTTAGTCAAGCACTCAAAGTGATATTGAATGCAAGTTATGGGGTAATGGGTGCAGAGATATTTCCACTGTATTTTCTACCCGCAGCTGAAGCAACAACAGCTGTTGGCAGGTATACAATTTTAGAGACAATCAAAAAATGCGAAGGAACTGGAATTGAGGTTTTGTACGGGGATACCGATTCATTGTTTATTAAAAATCCAACAGAAGAGCAAATTCAAAAACTCATAGAACAAGCTAAAACGGATCATGGCGTAGATTTAGAAATCGATAAGACATACAGATATTGCGTACTAAGTAACAGAAAGAAAAATTACTTGGGAGTAACAGATTCAGGAAAAGTAGATGTTAAAGGTTTAACAGGTAAAAAATCACACACCCCAGGATTCATAAAAAAATTATTTTTTGATTTGTTAGATGTATTATCAGAAGTAAAAACAATGGAGGATTTTGTAAAAGCTAAAAAACAGATTTCAGAAAAAATAGCAGAGTGTGGTAAAAAAGTTGAAGCAAAAGAAATACCTTTAGAAGATTTAACATTTAATGTAATGTTAAGTAAAGCACCATCAGAATATGTAAAAACAATACCACAGCATATCAGAGCAGCAAAACAATTAGAGTCAATCAGAGAATTAAAAAAAGGAGATAAAATTTCATTTATCAAAATATTAAACAAGCCAGGTGTTAAACCAGTAGAATTAGCAAAAAAAGAGGAGATTGATTCTAAAAAATACATGGAGTTTTTAGAATCAACATTAGAACAAATTACATCGTCTATGGATTTAGATTTCGATACAATTTTAGGAAAACCAAAACAAACGGGATTAGACGAATTCTTTTGGAGTTAA
- a CDS encoding SemiSWEET family sugar transporter: MEVDPILLTILGVAAGVLILTGWVDQIYKGYKSKSLKDVSSFLMIFISAGAILWLIYGIIVIDVFIIGTNIAAIVLMLIVLTMKRKYDKKIQVK; this comes from the coding sequence ATGGAAGTTGATCCAATTTTATTAACAATACTAGGTGTTGCTGCAGGAGTTTTGATTCTAACGGGATGGGTTGACCAGATTTACAAAGGCTACAAATCTAAAAGTTTGAAAGATGTTTCAAGTTTTTTGATGATTTTTATTTCTGCAGGAGCAATTTTGTGGTTAATTTATGGAATCATAGTCATAGATGTATTCATCATAGGCACAAATATTGCAGCAATTGTGTTAATGTTGATTGTTTTAACAATGAAAAGAAAATATGACAAAAAAATTCAAGTCAAATGA
- the tpiA gene encoding triose-phosphate isomerase, translating into MFIINCKNYEEISGDKIIKFVKTAEKISKKFKIKIAICPPQHLVGVVSNSSIPILAQHIDDSKIGSTTGFVIPELLKKSKVKGSLINHSEHRISSKEIKKLVEKLKELKMISVVCVKDVAEARKYAKLNPNYIAIEPPELIGSGKAVSTEKPELILKAAIAVKSAKNNTKLLCGAGIVSGQDVKKASELGSKGILVASGIIKAKSWEKIISDFAKALV; encoded by the coding sequence ATGTTCATCATCAATTGTAAAAACTATGAAGAGATTTCAGGAGACAAAATAATCAAATTTGTAAAGACAGCTGAAAAAATTTCAAAAAAATTTAAAATCAAAATTGCAATTTGTCCTCCACAGCATCTAGTAGGAGTTGTTTCAAATAGTTCAATACCAATTTTAGCTCAACATATTGATGATTCCAAAATTGGTAGTACTACAGGTTTTGTGATTCCAGAATTATTAAAAAAATCTAAAGTTAAAGGTTCACTAATTAATCACAGCGAACATAGAATTTCAAGTAAGGAAATAAAAAAACTAGTTGAAAAATTAAAAGAATTAAAAATGATATCTGTTGTTTGTGTAAAAGATGTTGCAGAAGCAAGAAAATATGCAAAATTAAATCCAAACTACATTGCAATAGAACCTCCTGAGTTAATTGGTTCAGGAAAAGCTGTATCAACGGAAAAACCAGAATTGATTTTAAAAGCTGCAATTGCAGTAAAAAGTGCAAAAAACAATACCAAGTTACTTTGCGGTGCAGGAATAGTTTCAGGACAAGATGTCAAAAAAGCATCAGAATTAGGATCAAAAGGGATCTTAGTTGCAAGTGGCATAATTAAAGCAAAAAGTTGGGAAAAAATTATTTCAGATTTTGCCAAGGCATTAGTTTAA
- the ppdK gene encoding pyruvate, phosphate dikinase, whose amino-acid sequence MAKNKPVYAFEEADSKKRMLLGGKGAGLSEMTRLKLPVPPGFTITTEVCNKYYDNNRKLPKDVMPAVMKNIAKMEKKTGKKWNSTKNPLLVSVRSGAAISMPGMMDTILNLGLNEKTVEGFAEQTKNPRFSWDSYRRFIQLFGKVVFGVNDEKFDHVLDSAKEKQGVTDDSKLNVESLKKIVTEYKKICEEHTKRKFPDTPDEQLVLSIEAVFKSWMGERAIVYREKNNITKDIANGTAVNVVTMVFGNMGDDSATGVVFTRNGHNGKKEIEGEYLINAQGEDVVAGVRTGKSIELLKKDMPKSHKELSNACAKLEKHFREPQDIEFTIEQGKFYLLQTRTAKMSAAALVKTSVDMVKEKLINKDKALTRIPAQQLEALLHRTMDESKIKEYKQLAKGIAASPGAASGIVVFDVKKAIELGDSGKKVILVRKETKPEDVPAFFSSEGILTSLGGKSSHAAIVSRGMGKPCIVGCPELKIDYDNNIGTANGMTIKEGETITIDGSEGTVFIGEIPTVEPKVTKDFEQILTWAQKTKTLGIRANADTPDMAKLARKFGGQGIGLCRTERMFNGSDRINLFVEMIMAENIEERNKILEKLGKLQKSDFIEILKAMEGYEVTIRLLDPPLHEFLPNPEELVEKIQKLEADGKTNEISEAKVVLKRARELAEVNPMMGHRGVRVGVTYPEIYEMQIKSVFDALVELTKKKVKAHPQIMIPQISSIAELNHIKAIYDRIKKETESKHKMKLKINFGTMIEVVRAALTANELANTAEFFSFGTNDLTQGTFSFSREDVEGKFLPEYMEKELLERNPFQSIDVNGVGSLIKIGINAGRSIRKNMEVGICGEHGGDPSSIKFCHGEGLSYVSASPHRIPIAIVAAAQAAIEQPKKAKKKKK is encoded by the coding sequence ATGGCAAAGAATAAACCAGTTTATGCATTTGAAGAAGCAGATAGTAAAAAAAGAATGCTTCTAGGTGGAAAAGGTGCAGGATTAAGTGAAATGACACGCCTAAAATTACCAGTTCCACCAGGATTTACCATTACAACCGAGGTATGTAACAAGTATTATGACAATAACAGAAAACTTCCAAAAGACGTGATGCCAGCAGTTATGAAAAATATTGCAAAAATGGAAAAAAAGACAGGTAAAAAATGGAATTCAACTAAAAATCCATTACTTGTTTCAGTTCGTTCAGGGGCAGCAATTTCAATGCCAGGAATGATGGATACAATTTTGAATTTAGGATTAAATGAAAAAACAGTTGAAGGATTTGCAGAACAAACTAAAAATCCTAGATTTTCATGGGATTCCTACAGAAGATTTATTCAATTATTTGGAAAAGTAGTTTTTGGAGTTAATGATGAAAAGTTTGATCATGTTTTAGATTCTGCAAAAGAAAAACAAGGGGTTACAGATGATAGTAAATTAAATGTTGAATCATTGAAAAAAATTGTTACAGAATATAAAAAAATCTGTGAAGAACATACTAAAAGAAAATTTCCAGATACACCAGATGAACAATTAGTATTATCAATTGAAGCAGTTTTCAAGAGTTGGATGGGCGAAAGAGCAATAGTTTATCGTGAAAAAAATAACATTACAAAAGATATTGCAAATGGTACAGCAGTCAATGTTGTAACTATGGTTTTTGGTAATATGGGTGACGATAGTGCCACAGGTGTAGTATTTACAAGAAATGGACATAACGGTAAAAAAGAGATAGAAGGAGAATACCTCATCAATGCACAAGGAGAAGACGTGGTAGCAGGTGTAAGAACTGGAAAAAGCATAGAATTACTAAAAAAAGATATGCCAAAATCACATAAGGAATTATCCAACGCATGTGCAAAATTAGAAAAACATTTCAGAGAACCACAAGATATTGAATTTACAATTGAACAAGGAAAATTTTACTTATTGCAAACAAGAACTGCAAAGATGAGTGCAGCAGCATTAGTAAAAACATCAGTAGACATGGTGAAAGAGAAATTAATCAACAAAGACAAAGCACTCACCAGAATTCCAGCACAACAATTAGAAGCATTGTTACATAGAACAATGGATGAATCAAAAATTAAAGAGTACAAACAACTAGCAAAAGGAATTGCTGCATCACCAGGGGCTGCAAGTGGAATAGTTGTTTTTGATGTTAAAAAAGCAATAGAATTAGGAGATTCAGGTAAAAAAGTCATTTTAGTTAGAAAAGAAACAAAACCAGAAGATGTTCCAGCATTCTTCTCCTCAGAGGGAATTTTGACAAGTCTCGGAGGAAAATCATCTCATGCTGCAATCGTTTCAAGAGGAATGGGAAAACCATGCATAGTAGGATGTCCAGAATTAAAAATCGATTATGATAACAATATAGGAACTGCAAATGGAATGACAATCAAAGAAGGCGAAACAATTACCATTGACGGAAGTGAAGGTACTGTCTTTATTGGAGAAATTCCAACAGTAGAGCCTAAAGTAACAAAAGACTTTGAGCAAATACTAACTTGGGCACAAAAAACTAAGACATTAGGAATTAGAGCAAATGCAGATACTCCAGACATGGCAAAACTTGCAAGAAAGTTTGGAGGTCAGGGTATCGGATTATGTCGAACAGAAAGAATGTTCAACGGAAGTGATAGAATCAATTTATTTGTAGAAATGATAATGGCTGAAAATATTGAAGAAAGAAATAAAATTTTAGAAAAATTAGGTAAATTACAAAAAAGTGACTTTATTGAAATTTTAAAGGCTATGGAAGGCTACGAAGTAACTATCAGACTATTAGATCCACCACTACACGAATTCTTACCAAATCCAGAAGAATTAGTAGAAAAAATACAAAAATTAGAAGCAGATGGAAAAACAAATGAAATTTCAGAAGCAAAAGTGGTTCTTAAAAGAGCAAGAGAACTTGCAGAAGTAAATCCAATGATGGGTCATAGAGGAGTAAGAGTCGGTGTAACATATCCAGAAATTTATGAAATGCAAATTAAATCAGTATTTGATGCATTAGTAGAACTAACTAAAAAGAAAGTTAAGGCACATCCGCAAATTATGATTCCACAAATAAGCAGTATAGCAGAATTAAATCACATTAAGGCAATCTATGACAGAATCAAAAAAGAAACAGAATCAAAACATAAGATGAAATTAAAAATTAACTTTGGAACCATGATTGAAGTTGTAAGAGCAGCATTAACAGCAAATGAACTAGCAAATACAGCAGAATTTTTCAGTTTTGGAACAAATGATTTAACCCAAGGAACATTCAGTTTTAGTAGAGAAGACGTAGAGGGTAAATTCTTACCAGAATATATGGAAAAAGAATTACTAGAAAGAAATCCATTCCAATCAATAGATGTCAACGGTGTAGGTAGTTTAATCAAAATTGGGATTAATGCAGGTAGATCTATTAGGAAAAACATGGAAGTAGGCATATGTGGAGAACATGGAGGAGACCCAAGTTCCATCAAATTCTGTCACGGAGAAGGATTAAGTTATGTCAGCGCATCACCACATAGAATTCCAATTGCAATTGTTGCAGCAGCACAAGCAGCAATAGAACAACCAAAAAAAGCAAAAAAGAAGAAAAAATAA
- a CDS encoding CBS domain-containing protein → MLPRIESIKQIRQKIGITQKKLANLTGVSTSMINQIESGRSQPSYDTAKKIFENLSKLEGESSSHTAGDFCSENIIKLKPSNTLHDAIKKMHELSISQIPVFDNSKIVGVISEDGIVKHLADLGEAELKKAKLADTMDSIPPIVDWDTPANVLVPLIRYSKCILISKKSKIVGIITASDTLKMME, encoded by the coding sequence TTGCTTCCAAGAATTGAATCCATAAAACAAATTAGACAAAAAATTGGCATTACCCAAAAAAAACTTGCCAACTTGACAGGAGTCAGTACTTCTATGATCAATCAAATTGAGTCAGGCAGAAGTCAACCAAGTTATGATACTGCAAAAAAGATATTTGAAAATCTTTCAAAATTAGAAGGGGAGTCATCATCACATACAGCAGGAGACTTTTGTAGCGAGAATATTATAAAATTAAAACCATCAAACACGTTGCATGACGCAATTAAAAAAATGCATGAATTATCAATTAGTCAAATTCCAGTTTTTGATAATTCAAAAATAGTTGGAGTCATATCAGAAGACGGAATTGTAAAGCATTTAGCAGATTTAGGAGAAGCAGAATTAAAAAAAGCAAAACTTGCAGATACAATGGATTCAATTCCACCAATTGTTGATTGGGATACACCAGCAAATGTACTTGTTCCATTAATTAGATATTCAAAATGTATTTTAATTTCAAAAAAATCTAAAATTGTAGGAATCATAACAGCTTCAGACACATTAAAGATGATGGAATAA
- a CDS encoding mechanosensitive ion channel family protein encodes MILEFLQSLSEMQIVGELTVLSLLIGGVIMAGGVIIAKIAKLLFHKYYAPSLPKDTAQNISKLIYFGILIISFLGFTSSQGIDLSGIMVAGGIFAVVIGFATQSVVSNLISGLFLIVEKPAKHGDTIELPDMGISGTLLDIGTFSSKVRRFDGTVTRIPNEKFFTSNIRSLTLSTVRRADASVGISYESDIDHALLVMKNEILQTMPFVLQVPEPEFRTEELGDSSVNIHVYVWHPRDDWSNAQPILLNTLKRALDKSGIEIPFPQRVIWSGKD; translated from the coding sequence ATGATTTTAGAATTTCTTCAGAGTTTATCTGAAATGCAAATTGTTGGAGAGTTAACTGTTCTTTCTTTGTTAATAGGTGGTGTTATAATGGCCGGTGGTGTGATAATTGCCAAAATTGCTAAATTATTATTTCATAAATATTATGCTCCTTCATTACCAAAAGATACTGCACAAAATATTAGCAAGTTAATTTATTTTGGAATTTTAATTATTTCCTTTTTAGGATTTACATCTAGTCAAGGAATTGATTTATCTGGAATAATGGTAGCTGGAGGAATTTTTGCTGTAGTTATTGGTTTTGCCACCCAATCTGTTGTTTCCAATTTAATCTCTGGTTTATTCTTAATTGTTGAAAAACCTGCAAAACATGGTGATACAATTGAATTACCTGACATGGGTATTTCGGGAACTCTACTTGACATTGGAACATTTTCTAGTAAAGTTAGAAGATTTGATGGAACTGTAACAAGAATTCCAAATGAGAAATTTTTTACATCCAACATTCGTTCATTAACTCTCTCAACTGTAAGAAGAGCAGATGCGAGTGTTGGGATTTCGTATGAATCTGATATAGATCATGCTCTTTTGGTAATGAAAAATGAAATTTTACAAACTATGCCATTTGTACTTCAAGTCCCTGAACCTGAATTCCGTACCGAAGAATTAGGCGATTCCAGTGTAAATATCCATGTATATGTTTGGCATCCGCGTGATGATTGGAGTAATGCTCAACCTATTCTTTTGAATACTCTAAAACGTGCACTTGATAAATCTGGAATTGAGATTCCTTTCCCTCAAAGAGTAATTTGGAGTGGAAAAGATTAG
- a CDS encoding DUF432 domain-containing protein, which translates to MKIMSDNPEVSFSSFGKYDLEDELELILPNTLIKFNRISENAFSYYRKNSEGKVVEKIIPVKSQDVKIELAPIRPLNYPARRTNHVLLQFDKEIYLSENSAASVFVNCPIEIGIFLIQNSKHDSLDWVTCDPLNSRFGLYGSPDTGTLCKYAKVSLATDYDDSNPYLEGVLQIVVENTLSFGHTISKVVFPITDNTLYYQNSKTILDGLKITMKKRAAVNIADVQTTSLNTDWIASPTWEDKTSSTHMEMGLE; encoded by the coding sequence ATGAAAATAATGAGTGATAATCCTGAAGTGTCTTTCTCAAGTTTTGGTAAATATGATTTAGAGGATGAACTTGAATTAATTCTTCCAAATACATTGATCAAATTTAATAGAATTAGTGAAAATGCTTTTTCTTACTATCGAAAAAATTCTGAAGGAAAAGTTGTTGAAAAAATTATCCCTGTCAAATCACAAGATGTAAAAATTGAATTGGCTCCAATTCGACCCCTTAATTATCCTGCAAGAAGAACTAATCATGTCTTATTGCAATTTGATAAGGAAATTTATCTTAGTGAGAATTCTGCAGCAAGTGTATTTGTTAACTGTCCTATAGAAATAGGCATTTTTTTAATTCAAAATTCTAAACATGATTCTCTTGATTGGGTAACCTGTGATCCATTAAATTCTAGATTTGGTCTCTATGGCTCTCCTGATACTGGAACTTTATGTAAATATGCAAAAGTATCCCTGGCTACTGATTATGATGATTCAAATCCTTATCTTGAAGGTGTATTGCAAATTGTAGTTGAAAATACTTTGTCTTTTGGACATACAATAAGTAAAGTTGTATTCCCAATTACTGATAACACTCTCTATTATCAAAACTCTAAGACAATACTTGATGGACTTAAAATTACAATGAAAAAACGCGCTGCTGTAAATATTGCTGATGTACAAACTACTTCTCTTAATACTGATTGGATTGCATCTCCTACGTGGGAGGATAAAACATCAAGTACACACATGGAGATGGGGTTGGAATAA
- a CDS encoding cobalamin-binding protein, which yields MEIKRIVSFLPSATELLYEFGVDDKLFGVTHECKYPEDAKLKPQVISSVINSDDLTSDEINTVTCTLLNEGKNIFELNEKNLIDANPDLIISQETCEVCAAYTNQVKSAVDILPRKPELYSMDPHNLKEIIQSVIKLGQILNKEKKSIEIVNSLEQRIQFIQNSEKTIIPKVLAIEWIEPFFTAGHWIPQMIEFAGGVNLISNSGDHSRRMDMDEVMLSDPDIIILMPCGFDTDRTVSEYGSILHNNSAWNSLKAVKNNQIYAVDANSFFSKPSIRTIDGLEILAKIIQPDKFENLIVPVNSFAKIS from the coding sequence ATGGAAATAAAAAGAATTGTTTCTTTTTTGCCCAGTGCTACAGAATTACTCTATGAATTTGGAGTGGATGATAAATTGTTTGGAGTAACTCATGAATGTAAATATCCTGAAGATGCAAAATTAAAGCCTCAAGTAATTTCTTCTGTAATAAATTCTGATGATTTGACTAGTGATGAAATCAATACTGTTACGTGTACCTTATTAAATGAAGGAAAAAATATTTTTGAATTAAATGAAAAAAATCTAATTGATGCAAATCCTGATTTAATAATTTCACAAGAAACTTGTGAAGTTTGTGCAGCATATACAAACCAAGTTAAATCTGCGGTAGATATTCTGCCAAGAAAACCTGAATTGTACTCGATGGACCCTCATAATTTAAAAGAAATAATTCAATCAGTAATTAAATTAGGACAAATTTTAAACAAAGAAAAAAAATCAATTGAGATAGTAAATTCATTAGAGCAAAGAATTCAATTTATCCAAAATTCTGAAAAAACAATAATCCCTAAAGTATTGGCAATTGAATGGATTGAACCTTTTTTTACTGCTGGTCACTGGATTCCTCAGATGATTGAATTTGCTGGTGGGGTTAATTTAATTAGTAACTCAGGTGATCATTCCAGACGAATGGATATGGATGAGGTGATGCTTTCTGATCCTGATATAATTATTTTAATGCCATGTGGATTTGATACTGATAGAACAGTCTCTGAATATGGCTCTATTTTGCACAATAATTCTGCCTGGAATTCACTAAAAGCTGTAAAAAATAACCAAATTTATGCTGTAGATGCAAATTCTTTTTTTAGTAAACCTAGTATTCGAACCATTGATGGATTAGAAATTCTGGCTAAGATTATCCAGCCTGATAAATTTGAAAATTTGATTGTTCCTGTTAATTCCTTTGCAAAAATTTCTTAA